Proteins from a single region of Hydra vulgaris chromosome 12, alternate assembly HydraT2T_AEP:
- the LOC136088317 gene encoding tigger transposable element-derived protein 4-like yields MVRNRIKKTNKVAIPSETMKVAVNKVLEGTQLNVVARQFNIDRMTLKRYCRKKRLNPNEAFKPNYNNRQVFTAEDEKSLSSYLLIVSKMNYGLSTRSTRLLAHEFALKNNKICPSSWFKNKIAGIDWLQGFMKRQPELSLRIPEATSFARSTAFNKHTVREFFQNLKTVRNRYKYNPNCIYNVDETGLTTVQKPVKVLAGRGSKQVGRITSAERGTLVTACCASNAIGNSIPPLFIFPRVKFHDYMIKEGPPGCVGFANPSGWMNSEIFIEWIKHFVKHSNCSQESPVLLLLDSHESHISVKGLELAIQHGITMISFPPHCSHKLQPLDRTVFGPLKRFYNSACDNWMVSNPRPMTIYVIVSIVREPYTKAFSPSNIQTGFRVAGIEPFNSEIFKDDEYLPSSVTDRAAPDTVTITPVNNMESEMIPAHVNHIESEITIVNIETSILNKVSTSVASIISPEVLKPYPKASARKKNVKSRQLKTRILTDTPVRNEIRLSKAKKILKQTKNQQKVSTKDKKETKNYLLRNKKQCKPKAASQLDFHK; encoded by the coding sequence ATGGTTagaaatagaattaaaaaaacaaataaagttgcTATACCAAGTGAAACAATGAAAGTAGctgttaataaagttttagaagGAACACAACTGAATGTTGTAGCACGTCAGTTTAACATAGATAGAATgactttaaaaagatattgtcgTAAAAAGAGGCTTAATCCAAATGAAGCTTTCAAGCCTAACTACAACAATAGACAAGTTTTTACAGCagaagatgaaaaaagtttatcaagttATTTACTAATTGTATCAAAAATGAACTATGGCCTTTCAACTAGGTCAACGCGATTATTGGCACAtgaatttgctttaaaaaacaataagataTGCCCATCATCatggttcaaaaataaaattgcaggCATTGATTGGTTGCAAGGTTTTATGAAAAGACAACCAGAGTTGTCTCTACGAATACCTGAAGCAACAAGCTTCGCTCGATCAACAGCTTTTAACAAACACACTGTAAGagagttttttcaaaatcttaaaACGGTAAGAAATCGATATAAATATAATCCTAACtgtatatataatgttgatgaaactggTTTAACAACCGTTCAAAAGCCGGTAAAGGTTTTAGCTGGTAGAGGAAGCAAACAAGTTGGAAGAATCACATCTGCAGAACGAGGAACATTGGTAACTGCATGTTGTGCCTCTAATGCTATTGGAAATTCCATTCctccattatttatttttcctagGGTAAAGTTTCATGATTACATGATTAAGGAAGGACCTCCTGGATGTGTGGGATTTGCAAATCCTTCTGGTTGGATGAACTCAGAAATTTTCATAGAATGgattaaacattttgttaaacattCAAACTGTTCTCAGGAATCTCCAGTTTTGTTACTTCTCGACAGTCATGAAAGTCATATTTCTGTTAAAGGCTTGGAGCTTGCAATTCAACACGGAATTACAATGATAAGTTTTCCTCCCCATTGCAGCCATAAATTGCAGCCATTAGATAGAACTGTTTTTGGACCattgaaaaggttttacaaTTCTGCATGTGATAATTGGATGGTTTCAAACCCAAGACCAATGACCATTTATGTAATTGTTTCAATAGTTCGAGAACCGTATACAAAAGCTTTCTCACCATCTAATATACAGACAGGATTTAGAGTAGCTGGCATTGAGCCATTCAATTCTGAAATTTTCAAAGATGACGAATATTTACCATCATCAGTTACAGATAGAGCTGCTCCAGATACAGTTACTATCACTCCTGTCAACAACATGGAATCTGAAATGATACCAGCACATGTTAATCACATAGAGTCTGAAATAACTATAGTAAATATTGaaacaagtattttaaacaaagtgtCAACAAGTGTTGCTTCTATAATCTCACCTGAGGTTTTAAAACCTTACCCAAAAGCATCtgccagaaaaaaaaatgttaaaagtaggCAGTTAAAAACAAGGATCTTGACTGATACTCCTGTCAGAAATGAAATTCGTTTGTCaaaagcaaagaaaattttgaagcaaaccaaaaatcaacaaaaagtcTCCACAAAAGATAAGAAAGAAACTAAGAATTACTTGCTtaggaataaaaaacaatgtaaaccAAAAGCTGCTTCACAACTTGACTTTCACAAATGA